In Natranaerobius thermophilus JW/NM-WN-LF, the genomic stretch GAGTCAAAGTTCTAGGTTCTACCGATGAACTTGTTAAAATCTCCAAGAAAAAAGATGTAGACGAAGTTGTAATTGCCATGCCTTCAGCTCCTCAACAGGTGATTCGCTATCTCATAAAAACTTGTAGCGATTATTCTATTAAAACTAAGATTATACCCGCTGTTCATGACTTAATTTCTGGTAGGGTTTCTATCAATCATTTAAGAGAAGTAGAAATCGAAGACCTTTTGAAAAGGGATCCCATCGAACTGGATATAAATCAAATTGCCGGTTATTTAACTAATAAAGTGGTCTTGGTTACAGGGGCCGGAGGCTCCATCGGTTCGGAACTCGTCAGGCAGATTGCCAACTTTAATCCTCAAACTATATTACTTTTAGGACACGGTGAAAACAGTATTTTCGAAATTTATAGAGAAATGGTAGAAAAATTTCCTAAAAATAGATTGGTACCCATCATTGCCGATGTTAAAGACAGGGAAAAAATATTTCAAATCGCCAAAGATTACGAGCCCGATGTAGTATTTCACGCCGCCGCACATAAACACGTGCCATTAATGGAACAAAATCCAGAAGAAGCCATTAAAAACAATATCTACGGCACAAAAAACCTGGTAGATGCAGCTCATCACCATAAATCCCAGCGCTTTGTATTGGTTTCCACAGATAAAGCCGTTAACCCCACTAGTGTCATGGGAGCTACTAAACGAGTTGCAGAACTAATCGTAGAAAACATGGCTCAAACAAGTGAAACCAAATATACAGCTGTCAGGTTTGGTAATGTCTTGGGAAGCAGAGGTAGTGTGATACCTCACTTTAAGGAACAGATCAGTAAAGGTGGGCCAGTCACAATTACCCACCCCGAAATGACAAGATACTTCATGACAATTCCTGAAGCTTCCCAGTTAGTCATAGAGGCCGGAGGAATGAGTAAAGGCGGAGAGATTTATGTACTAGATATGGGGCAACCGGTAAAAATTGTTGACCTGGCAAAAGATCTAATCAAATTGTCCGGGCTGGAGCCGGAAAAGGATATTAAATTAAGCTATACCGGAATAAGGCCTGGAGAAAAACTCTACGAAGAACTCCTGACAGAAAAGGAAAATGTCTCCAAGACAAAACATGACAAAATTTACATCACTGACAATACGGTTTCCGATACAAATGAAATGAAAAAAGAACTACATGCCATGGAGGAAATAATAGCTGCAGATTTAACTTTCTTAGAAAAACAGCTCCTACAAGAATCGAAAACTGGAACTGAATAGGTAGGTAGTTGACAAATAAAAAACCTAGAATTCTGGACCATGCCATACATAAGTTTTAGCAGTCCAGATTCTAGGTTTTTCTTATTTTAAATTTTGTACTAGCTTTTTGTTGGCTTAAGAATATTGCTTACAAAAAGCATTTATAAATGCTTTTTGTAAATCCTCATCGTATCCCAAGCAACTACAAGCGCCACATTGAGTTTGAATATTATCAAGAAGTTCCGGATTTTCTTGATATATCATTTGGAAAGCTTTGCCTATAGCCATATTTTCAATTTCCATATACCTTGATAGTACTAATAAGGAGTGATAAACTTTTCTCGTTAATCCAAAACGCCCATCTGAACGTGGGTTATTAATACCATCTATTATTGATACCAAGGATTCTTCATAAATATCACCTACAGGATAAGCATGATTCCCACATGTATAAACTATCCCATCACAATCTATAAATAAATCCCCATGGTGCTTTCCACCATCGTAGGCATTCTCTCTGGGAATGAAATGTGGGCATTCAATATCAAATAAATCTTCACCTTTTTTATTCTCTAAAATATCATCATCAAATTTCTCTGCATCTCCGATACTGGCTACATTTAAATGTCTTAAAAATACTTGTCCTTTTTCATTTTCATATACTTTACTATTAGTAGATTTTTCTTTTAAGTTCATCCCCAACTTATTCATAACGTCTTCTACGATTTGATTTGTATATTCATCTAGTGAACCACTTGAAGTCGCCGTCACTCTCAGTTGATAGCCAATTGCATCTAAAGAGTGTTTTTTGCCATAGCCCTCATTTAAAAATTCATTAATCGCTCTTGATACAGCTTCTGTAGGAACAGCATTATATACATCTGAATAGACATTTTGAAGGGTTGTATGACTACTATCCACACTGAAATATACCCTAATAACACCGGCATCCTTTAATGATTTTACTATCTGTTTTGTATTCAGATTAAATAATCCAGCTCTATTAAGTATTTCCTGATTTTGTTTTTTATAATTACCATAAGCTCCTATAAGACCACCATTTGTTATAACCGTTGGAAGTAAACCCCTTTCAGATGAGTAGTCAGACAATTTTAATAAATTCTCATACTCCATTAAAGGTTCACCGCCAGTCCAATAAACACCAATCATCCCAATATCAGAAGCTTCATCAATAAGTTGCTTTATTTTATCTACAGAAAGTTGTTCATTTACACCATCATTCCTATTTCTTGTTGTTTTATTAAGACAAATTGGACAGTCATTATTACATTTGGGGGTTAAAGCTATTTTCAGTTGTGCTGTAGGCTTAAACAGTTTAGTCATAGTATTATCAACTCCACCCTAGCTAAAAATTACCTAGAATCATGGACCTTATTAATAAATAAAGTCCAGATTCTAGGTTTTGTTCACACTAAAAGATTATAGTATTTAATCTCATATATAGCATACTATTCTTTTTTATTTCTATCCGTTCTTGTCCAAAACTCGTGGAAGAAAGACCCGAAGACTCCGATCATGAGACCAAGGACAGCTCCCAGGGCCACATTCAACTGCAGGTTACCTCCTTCAGTTCCTGCAAAGGGCATCCTGGCATAGCTGATTCCTTCCCGGGCTCGTTCTTCATAGTATTCTTCCATCATATTATTGTGTATATTTACCAAGCGGTTTAAATCAGCTACTAATCGGGAAATATCCGTATCTACCTGCTCTTTAAGCTCTTCCAAGTCCATACCTGAGCCGGGATTATTTCCTTCATTGTCATCCTCTAAGTTATCATTATTGTCTAAATTGTCAACTGAGTTATCCTCTACATCATCACTATTCTTAGCAGCCTTAGCAGCTTCCATCCGTTCAATATCTCTTTCCAAACGTTGGATTTCGTATTTTTTATCTATGGAATCATCGGCAGCTTCCAAGGAAACCTCTAACAGCTGGGGATAGAAGTTATCGGCATACAACTTATCGTAAATCTCTCCCAGTAGATCGTGATCCCCTTCTTCAATCACACTGGGGAACATGCTGGGAAGATCTCCCGTCCTCAACTGATCGGCATCTCCTAGAAGTTCTC encodes the following:
- a CDS encoding polysaccharide biosynthesis protein, whose protein sequence is MTAKYIKRGIQVLVDMYLFNLAFIMALLFRFDGFVPEEYLIMYQDSFWWITAVFILTCIVFRLYHRLWSYASIHDVIVLGTAITIGSISVYAATVALDMMFPRSIYLISLFLNLVFLGGYRLGFRVLNIYKRFGLSPLKKQKPKNRKNVLIVGAGDAGNMALKELNQHQLDLSVNIVGFLDDDQEKQGCRVNGVKVLGSTDELVKISKKKDVDEVVIAMPSAPQQVIRYLIKTCSDYSIKTKIIPAVHDLISGRVSINHLREVEIEDLLKRDPIELDINQIAGYLTNKVVLVTGAGGSIGSELVRQIANFNPQTILLLGHGENSIFEIYREMVEKFPKNRLVPIIADVKDREKIFQIAKDYEPDVVFHAAAHKHVPLMEQNPEEAIKNNIYGTKNLVDAAHHHKSQRFVLVSTDKAVNPTSVMGATKRVAELIVENMAQTSETKYTAVRFGNVLGSRGSVIPHFKEQISKGGPVTITHPEMTRYFMTIPEASQLVIEAGGMSKGGEIYVLDMGQPVKIVDLAKDLIKLSGLEPEKDIKLSYTGIRPGEKLYEELLTEKENVSKTKHDKIYITDNTVSDTNEMKKELHAMEEIIAADLTFLEKQLLQESKTGTE
- a CDS encoding radical SAM protein; protein product: MTKLFKPTAQLKIALTPKCNNDCPICLNKTTRNRNDGVNEQLSVDKIKQLIDEASDIGMIGVYWTGGEPLMEYENLLKLSDYSSERGLLPTVITNGGLIGAYGNYKKQNQEILNRAGLFNLNTKQIVKSLKDAGVIRVYFSVDSSHTTLQNVYSDVYNAVPTEAVSRAINEFLNEGYGKKHSLDAIGYQLRVTATSSGSLDEYTNQIVEDVMNKLGMNLKEKSTNSKVYENEKGQVFLRHLNVASIGDAEKFDDDILENKKGEDLFDIECPHFIPRENAYDGGKHHGDLFIDCDGIVYTCGNHAYPVGDIYEESLVSIIDGINNPRSDGRFGLTRKVYHSLLVLSRYMEIENMAIGKAFQMIYQENPELLDNIQTQCGACSCLGYDEDLQKAFINAFCKQYS